Below is a window of Hydrogenimonas sp. DNA.
TAACATCCTGAGGGCTCATCGATACCGAAAGTCTGGAAGAAGCCGACAACCGCAGATGCCATACAGTGGCGCGCATTGGGGTCTATCGCGTTTGAGCGGAACCCGGCTTTCATCATTTTTGCGGCCGCATACCCCTCCTGGATCGTATACTGTCCGGATCCGAATACGGCTACAGCCTCAGGTCCGCCCTCTTTGAGTGCCTTCCTGATATGTTTCTCCATTTCGTCGAAAGCTCTTTTCCAACTGACTGGACGGAACTTTCCGTTTTTCGCGAAATTCCCTTTGTCGTCCATTCGCAGCAGGGGTGTGGTCAGACGGTCGGCACCGTACATGATCTTCGCATTGAAGTACCCCTTGATACAGTTGAGTCCCCTGTTGACCGGAGCGGCCGGGTCTCCTTTGACCGCGACGATTTTTCCGTCTTTGGTAGCGACCATAATTCCGCAACCTGTACCGCAGAAGCGGCAGACCGCTTTGTCCCATCGCCATCCGGCCTCCGCGCTGCTCGCTTTGGCCTCCACTTCGGTAGGAACCGACATCCCAACAGCACTCGCTGCCGTAGCGGCAGCAGCACTCTTGAGGAAGTCGCGTCTTGACATAGATGACATACTTTACCTCCTGATAAGATTAGCTACTTTCTGGAATCGCACTAGCACCCAGATTCAAAAAAATTAAATTTTCTTGAATCTGGGCACCATGATTCCGATGCAAAGTAATTTTATAGGAAACAAGATAAAATGTAGTTGATACGAGTCAAAATTTATTATAAGAATAAGAAAAAATTGTGATGTTTACCCATGACTTATACCTATTTGAATGGCGTACGGAGGTCGAACTTTTGTAGAAACATGCATGTCACCGGGAGCTGTCGTGTTGAATCCGGAAAGATGTGAAAGAAGAGGTTTTTATCGATTCCGGAGTAGGGTTTTATGATGTTGACAACCGAACCGGGATCGACAGCTTTATACCCGGTGCCGGTTGAAGTTTAGAGGTAGAAAGTCTCTAGCCCTTCCCTGTCCAGAACGAGAATCTCATCTTTTCTCTTTTCGATAAGCCCCAATGTGGCCAGTTTTTTCAAAATTCTGGAGAGTGTCTCGGGAGTCATGTTCAAGTCGGCGGCAATATGGCTCTTTTTGAGCTTTTTCATCTCTTTCTCATGCTCACATATGAATTTTGCGACTCTGGCCGTAGAATTCATCATCAGGTTGGTGGCGATGACGTTCTCCAGGTATTTGATCTTTTTAGAGAGTGATTTGATGAAGGCGAAAGAGACTTCGGGATCTTTTAGAAACTCCTTTTCGAAAGCTTCGTAGTCGATCACCAAAGCTTTTCCGTCGGTTTCGAATTCGGCCGATGCGGGGTAGCGCATATGCTCCAGGTTTACTATCTCAGCAATTACATCCATAGGAAAAAAGTGGTGAAGAATGACTTTGTTTCCCTTCTGATCGGTTTTGTAGACTTGCAAAACTCCATCTATCAGAACTGTAAGTGATTTTGCCTCATCCCCTTCGAAAAAGAGGATTGCCCCTTTCTTGTAGTCGACTATTTTCGAAATCTCTTCTAGTCTGGCAAACTTTTCGTCACTTAGGTGTCTGAAGAGGTAGAAATTTCTTAAAGTGTCCATGCTATATCCAATGCCGTTTTTTTGCCTTTTGTCAGGCATACTTAAGGAAGAGTCCTATGGAAATCGATAGTAAAACCACTATAACTATAGTTAAGGGGTTATAAAATCTCTCCGGTATAGGATAGCGGGAATCTATCCACTCTACAATTTTCATTGCCGGAAAGATCATGAAAAAGAGCATAACTATACTGAAGACCAGTGTGAGTACAACATTCATCATGCCGGATCGATCCTTCCTCTGTAAAATCTTGCGTACAATGCTTCAACCCTTGATAATCGTCAAGCCTGTTTACGTAGATTGCATGTTACCATATTAAAATTAAATTTTCAGGAAAAAGATATGCGAAATTTTTTCTATTTAGAAGGCGGATACCTTATATTGGCGGCGGTTATTATGCTTGTGACGCTCTTTGTCACTACTCGCCCCTTTATGGGGAAAGGAGCGGTGAAAAAGGGTATGAGTATAGTGGGAACGGTACTCGTCGTTTTAATAGGAGCACACTTTTGGATCACAACTGAGAGGATGGCCGAAGTAAGAGAAGCGTTTGAAAGAGGTGAGAAGATCATATGTGAAAGTAGAATGGTTCGCATGGGTTCGCAGTCAATAATCATAAGTAAAAATTTGGGCTGGAAATTAGATGGAGATTATTTAGTTTCCGATGCTTACAGCCGTCCCTATTTCACAGCCCGCTGCCTTGTCTATGAAAAGTAGAATCGACTGAAGTACATAAAATGGTGCTTCGGTTCATTATATTAAAAAAATATAAATTTATTACTTCACTATAGAAACTACAAAAAAAAGATAAAATCTTGATGTATGTCAACCATATCTCCGATAAAAATTGTCATAATTACTCCATGCCTTATTCAGGACAGTTAAAAAAAAGGAGTCAGAATGGAACCAGTCATTACGATGCCGCAGATCGCTCCGGACGAGTTTCTGAGGATATTCATCGTCGCCACTCTGGTGTTGGTTTTCGGTGTCGGGTATGCTGCATTGATGACGCTCTCTAAGATGGGTGTCGTATCCAAAAAACTGGCCCCTTTCAGTTATCTGTTCTGGATATTGCAGGTGTACAGTTTGTACGAGCTTTCGGTACTCATCCACAGCAGTCCGTTCACTGCCAAGGTTCTTGCGGTAGCGATGTTTGCCTATCTTTTCGCACCGCATCTCTACTTTTACCTTATAGAGCAGTCGGAGAAGCGCTACGGAGAGTCGAAAGAGAGTTAAAAACTGATGCTACGCATCGTATACTTCAAGGTGCGTACGATGCGTAGCTTTCAGAAAAAAAAGGAGGAGAGATGAGCGGAAAGAAAGTCTCGGTCTGGACGAGCATCACCTTTTGGCGACGCTCGGCGGCATGGGTGACCGGAACGGCAACCGTACTGCTGATGTGGCTCACGTTCGATACAATGGGCCAGATCGCCATGGGTTCAGATGCGGATCTGGAAAACGGTGTTGCAAAGCGTATACCCGCTGCGACTGTAATCAACTACCATATTGATTACAAAATGGATGAGAAGAGGGGACATGAGGTGCCTGTTATCGGCGAGAAACAGCTTTTCTTCGGAAAAGAGTGGAGTGCGGAAGAGGCGGCGGAGCTGCTACGCCACGGAAAGCTTACACAGCAGGCCAAAAACTGTATGAACTGTCATACCCTGCTGGGCAACGGAGCCTACTACGCGCCGGATCTTACCAAAGCGTGGCTCGATCCGAAATGGAATGACGGTACGATGACCGGAATAACGGGCAAAGATACGGTAGAAGAGGCGATGGCGGAGTTTTTGATGCACCCGTCCCAGTTTCCTACACATGAGCGCATGATGCCTGACCTGGGAATTACGAAAGATGAGGCGATTGCACTCGTTGCATTCCTGAAACATATGAGTGCGATCGATACCAACGGATTCCCTCGCAACTTCTCGCAGTCTGCGAAACGCCTGGAAGGAGGTACTCATGCTCACTAGTATAAAATCTAACCAGTTTCAGTATGAATCCAAAAAGCTCGCGATGAACTATTTCCGGGTTGCTATCGTGCTTTTCGGCGCGCAGCTCCTTATGGGACTCATCGCTGCTACACAGTTCCTGTACCCAAGCTTCCTGTTTGAAGTGTTTGACTTCAGTGTCGCTCGTATGGTTCACATCAATGCGCTTGTAGTCTGGATGCTCTATGCGATGATCGGCTCGGTATATCTGCTGCTTCCGGATGAGAGTGGAATTGAAACGGTCGGCATCAAGCTGGGAAAACTTGCATTCTGGGTTCTCACTGCTGCCGTGACAGTTGTTGTACTTGTCTATATCTTCATACAGGTAGGACCCGGAACAGAGTCCACCATATGGCTGATCAACGAAGGGCGTGAGTATATCGAAGCTCCCAGATGGGCCGATATCGGTATCGTCGTCGTGGTTTTGATCTTCTATTACAATGTTTTCGCAACCTATATGAAGGGTAACAAGACAGGAATTTTGACTGTACTTGTCGCCGACCTCTTCGCACTTGCCGGTCTCTATCTGTGCGGTATGTTCTTTACCGACAACATCTCCATGGACCAGTACTGGTGGTGGTGGGTAATTCACCTTTGGGTTGAAGCTACGTGGGAAGTCTTCGTAGGTTCACTCGCGGCATACGGTCTTATCAGAATTCTCGGCGCAAAACGGCAAATAGTCGAAATGTGGCTTTGGATTGAAGTTCTGATGCTGTTCGGTTCTGGTATTCTGGGTCTTGGACACCACTACTTCTGGATCGGTACACCGGAGTACTGGTGGGAGATCGGTGCCCTCTTTAGTGCCCTCGAGCCTGTTCCACTTGTAGCGATGTTCGTTCACGTACTCTATGACTGGGGTAAAGAGCAGGGACATGCGGAGGCCGGTCAGGCCGGACATGCGGTCAAGAATTCACCCGCAATGGCGTGGATAGCGATAAACGCGTTCGGAAATTTCCTCGGCGCGGGTATATGGGGTTTCTTCCACACACTGCCGCAGGTTAACATATATACACACGGTACGCAGTTCACCGCGGCCCACGGACACCTCGCCTTCTTCGGAGCCTATGCTACGATCCTGGTGGGTATGATGTATCTCGGTATACAGGGCGCATACGGAATTAGAAAGATGACCATGACGTTCAATACGAAGATGGCCATTTTCCTTCTTGTATTCGGAGTGCTCGGTATGACCGTTTCACTTACCATTGCGGGTTATGAGCAGGTGCTTGTGGAGAGAGCCGATCTCGGTGGAGGATGGGATGCCTACTTCATCGCACAGAACCTTCCGTGGTACATACAGGCTCAGGGATGGCGTCTTACTATGGGTCTTGTTACCTTTGTGGGATTCATCTTCCTGCTTGTCGATCTGCTGACAATTGGCAGAGTGGAGCACGCAGAAGAGAGTGAGAGTGCCCAGACCGCTGCGGCATAAAACTTTAAAAATACTTGCGGTATAATTGTTCCGTAAGTATTTAAAGAAAAAGAAAGGAGTAAAAATGTTTGAAGCGTGTACGGATCTGGCGTGCGACAACTTTTTCGCACTGCTGAACCAGGGGCCTTTAACCCTGACGATCTTTCTGCATACTGTGATTGTGCTGCCTATGTTCTTCATCTACTTCCAGGAGAAGAAGAGGCTGCAACAGGGCGGTGAATAACGGTATGTGCTTGGTGAGCGGCCGTTCGGCCGCTTTTTTGGGGGAGGATTCAACCCAAAAAAAGGAGAAGAAATGAAGCTTGGTAAACTGCTTGGCATGGCTGCATGTGTTTCTATGGTAGCCGGGTCGCTTTACGCCGGTACGTCGAAGATGGACTTCGCCAAAGTATATGAGAAAGAGTGCCAGGGGTGTCACGGACCTATTCACCAGGGCGGTGTCGGTTCCGACCTCAGGCCAAAGGCTCTGAAAAAGAAGAATGCCCAGATGCTGGCTGATGTAATCCTGAACGGTAAGCCGGGTACGGCGATGCCTGAGTGGAAGCATATGTTCACCAAAGATGATGCAGCAGGTATGGTCGACTGGCTTATGCACTGGAAAAATACGGTTGAGCTTCGTCTCGATCTTGACGAAGTGAAAAAGACATGGAAGAAGCTTGCCGACCGCAAAGAGCTTCTTAAAAAATACCCCCATCCGACAGATGTGAAGAGTGTGATGGATATCGTCTTCGCAACAGAGCGTGACGCATCCCTGGTTGACTTCATCGACGGAACCAGCGGAAAAGTTCTCTCCCGCCACAAAGCCGGATTCGCCGTTCACGTAACAGTGACAAACAAGCGTATGCCGCGCTACGCCTACTCCATTAGCCGATCGGGACGATTGACAATGTTCGACCTTGCGGCTCCGGGACAGCCTGCTCTGGCAAGTGTACAGGTTGGTCAGGAGTCTCGCGGACTCGCAGTCTCTCCGGACGGTAAATATGTTATGGCCGGTAACTACAATCCGGGCGGTGCCGTTCTTTGCGACGCATTGACACTTGAACCGCTCAAAGTCTATCAGACTGCAGGCGTTATCGATCCTGACGGAAACATCGGGCCGAGCCGTGTTGCTTCAATTGCTGATACTCCGTACGGACCTTACTTCGCTTTCGCGCTCAAAGACGGCGGACATGTCTATATCGTAGACTATAGCAAGCCTGACTTCCCGATCGTGGGTGACATTCCGAACATCGGTAAAATTCTTCACGACGCATTCCTGAATGAGGGCAAGGAGATCGGCCGATACTATATGATCGCTTCTCAGGGAAGTGACGTTATGGGTATCGTAGACTTCAAGACAAAAAGACTGGCTGCCAAAGTCTATACAGGACCCGGCTCCAAGCCGCACCCCGGACAGGGAAGCTCCTGGTACAACGACAAGTACGGACAGCTCAACGCCACCGTCAGCATGAACGTCGGTAACGTTGTGATCTGGGATATGAACTGGGATGTAGTTGCAAATGTACCAACTGCGGCCGGCGGTCTCTTCATAGGAACAAGCAAAGATACACCCTATCTCTGGGCTGACTGTGTACTGGGCGGACCCGACAGCTACAACAAGGTCTATCTGATCAATAAAGAGACACTCGAGACAGACAGAATCATCGAAGTCGGAAAGAAAAAGGGTAAGCTGATCGATGCCCATACCGGCAAAGTTCTGCAGACTTGGGATGCTACCCAGTATGCTACAGTAAAAGGGAAAGAGGTCAACTCCAAAATCTCCAAGGAGAAGCTGGTTACATATACGGCCAAAAAGGGACCGAAAGTCAAAAAACCGGTTCAGCCTAGACTGCTTCATGCAGAGCCTGCGAACCACGGCAAATGGACATTTATCTCTGAGTGGACTACCGGAAGAATCGGTATCTATGATTCAAAAACCGGAAAATTCATCAAGTATATCTACAACTTGACCACTCCTACCTTTACCTACTCTGTAGAGCATCGCCAGCATATCCCCGGCGCTTAACAGAGCATATCTTCTCTCCCCCTTTCGGGGAGAGATGTTCCTTCACTGACCCACAACGATCATAAACAGGTTGACTCCGCTTTTTTATGCAGAAAATATAGTTATATGAAATTGTCAAATCAGCTGTTCTGCATATGAAAGCGGTCTCCTTTAAAGGTTGTATGTATATAAACAGATGGTAGAATATCTGTTCTGTAACGGAACTCCTGCCGGAAAATAGGATGACGGCCGGTCATGATCAAAGCCTGGGCCCGGCTAGAGCTTTCTGAAACACCGGTAAATGAAAAGATAAAAAGGTTGTACAAAGTGAAAAAAGTATCGTTGGCTCTTCTTTTGGTTTCGGCACTCTCTTCCGCCTGGGCAGCGGAGGGAGAGAAGCTTTTCAAGACTTACTGCTGGGGATGCCACCACCAGACGGCCGAAGCGTTCGGGCCGTCGTTCAAGACTATCGCATCGAAGCGCAACAGAGGTCAGATAATCGCACAGATAGTCGACCCAAAAGGGACATACAGGATGCTGGGGTACTCCAGGAATTCGATGCCGGCGTTTGCCGACCTGAAACCGGATGAGCTTGAAGCGCTCGCCGACTATATAATGAAATTCAAGGATGCCAAATGAAAATTGTCAAAACAGTTCTCTCTATCATGCTTCTCGCATCTGCACTTACAGCTTCGAAGGAGATCAAAGATCCTTCAGATATCGTTCCGCGATCCGACGAGAAGATTTTCGTTGTGGAGCGTGAAAACTCCGCACTGGCAGTTATAGAGAACAATCTCTTCAAAGGTGAAATAGAAGGGATGCACAACTTCAACCACGCTGTCGTAAAATTCAGGGACAACGACGGCTACGTCATAACCAGAGACGGCTATGTCGTCAAGTTCGATCCCGTAAACGATAGAAAGCTCAAGGAGTACAAAACATCCAAAAGCGCGATAGGTTTTGTAATAGGGGACAACTATGTAGCCGTCGCAAACTACGACAACAAGACCGTCGAAATTCTAGACAGGGATCTGAACCATATACAGACCATCAGCACAGGCAGCCGAAACGTCGGTATAAAAGAGTACAAGGACTATCTGGTATTCGCCTGTATGGACAGTGACGAGATCTGGGTGATGGAGGATGAGCACGCCGGCGGGAAAAAACCGTGGTTCGTACTCTACAAAAAGGTCGAAAATGCCGGTAAAGTCCCTTTCGACGCGATGATAGACAGGAACCTATATGTTGTCGGCTTTTTCAACTCCAAAAATGTAGGTGTTCTCGATCTTGATACTATGAAGTACAAAAAAGTGCCTCTGAAAATGGGAAAAAGAGAGAGGATACTGAAGGTTCCGCACTTCGGATTCTGGAGTATAAGCGGTGACTACTTCTTCATTCCCGCGGTCGGAAACAGGAAGGTCTTCATTTTCGACCACAGCTTCAAGCTTGTAAAATCTATCGAAGTGGAGGGGAACCCGGTATTTACGGCGCTGAGCCCTGACAAAAAGTGGCTTGCGGTGACCTTCAGCGGAAAGAAGTTTCCGGTGGTGCAGATTGTCGACGCCAAGAGGCTGAAGGTGGTACGTACATTGAAATTCCCCGGGATGATACTCCATGTCAGGTGGTCGCCTAAGTACCCCTATCTGTACTTCTCCGTAAACGACAAAGATATGGTACAGGCATACAAGGTCGCCGACCCAGATCCGAGGAAGTGGTGGCTGAACCTGGAGTGGCAGATACCAAGGCCTTCGGGGATTTTCATATTCGAGAAAAAAGA
It encodes the following:
- a CDS encoding transcriptional regulator, Crp/Fnr family: MDTLRNFYLFRHLSDEKFARLEEISKIVDYKKGAILFFEGDEAKSLTVLIDGVLQVYKTDQKGNKVILHHFFPMDVIAEIVNLEHMRYPASAEFETDGKALVIDYEAFEKEFLKDPEVSFAFIKSLSKKIKYLENVIATNLMMNSTARVAKFICEHEKEMKKLKKSHIAADLNMTPETLSRILKKLATLGLIEKRKDEILVLDREGLETFYL
- a CDS encoding nitric-oxide reductase subunit C, which translates into the protein MSGKKVSVWTSITFWRRSAAWVTGTATVLLMWLTFDTMGQIAMGSDADLENGVAKRIPAATVINYHIDYKMDEKRGHEVPVIGEKQLFFGKEWSAEEAAELLRHGKLTQQAKNCMNCHTLLGNGAYYAPDLTKAWLDPKWNDGTMTGITGKDTVEEAMAEFLMHPSQFPTHERMMPDLGITKDEAIALVAFLKHMSAIDTNGFPRNFSQSAKRLEGGTHAH
- a CDS encoding nitric-oxide reductase subunit B; translated protein: MLTSIKSNQFQYESKKLAMNYFRVAIVLFGAQLLMGLIAATQFLYPSFLFEVFDFSVARMVHINALVVWMLYAMIGSVYLLLPDESGIETVGIKLGKLAFWVLTAAVTVVVLVYIFIQVGPGTESTIWLINEGREYIEAPRWADIGIVVVVLIFYYNVFATYMKGNKTGILTVLVADLFALAGLYLCGMFFTDNISMDQYWWWWVIHLWVEATWEVFVGSLAAYGLIRILGAKRQIVEMWLWIEVLMLFGSGILGLGHHYFWIGTPEYWWEIGALFSALEPVPLVAMFVHVLYDWGKEQGHAEAGQAGHAVKNSPAMAWIAINAFGNFLGAGIWGFFHTLPQVNIYTHGTQFTAAHGHLAFFGAYATILVGMMYLGIQGAYGIRKMTMTFNTKMAIFLLVFGVLGMTVSLTIAGYEQVLVERADLGGGWDAYFIAQNLPWYIQAQGWRLTMGLVTFVGFIFLLVDLLTIGRVEHAEESESAQTAAA
- a CDS encoding cytochrome cd1 nitrite reductase, with product MKLGKLLGMAACVSMVAGSLYAGTSKMDFAKVYEKECQGCHGPIHQGGVGSDLRPKALKKKNAQMLADVILNGKPGTAMPEWKHMFTKDDAAGMVDWLMHWKNTVELRLDLDEVKKTWKKLADRKELLKKYPHPTDVKSVMDIVFATERDASLVDFIDGTSGKVLSRHKAGFAVHVTVTNKRMPRYAYSISRSGRLTMFDLAAPGQPALASVQVGQESRGLAVSPDGKYVMAGNYNPGGAVLCDALTLEPLKVYQTAGVIDPDGNIGPSRVASIADTPYGPYFAFALKDGGHVYIVDYSKPDFPIVGDIPNIGKILHDAFLNEGKEIGRYYMIASQGSDVMGIVDFKTKRLAAKVYTGPGSKPHPGQGSSWYNDKYGQLNATVSMNVGNVVIWDMNWDVVANVPTAAGGLFIGTSKDTPYLWADCVLGGPDSYNKVYLINKETLETDRIIEVGKKKGKLIDAHTGKVLQTWDATQYATVKGKEVNSKISKEKLVTYTAKKGPKVKKPVQPRLLHAEPANHGKWTFISEWTTGRIGIYDSKTGKFIKYIYNLTTPTFTYSVEHRQHIPGA
- a CDS encoding cytochrome d1 heme region; this encodes MIKAWARLELSETPVNEKIKRLYKVKKVSLALLLVSALSSAWAAEGEKLFKTYCWGCHHQTAEAFGPSFKTIASKRNRGQIIAQIVDPKGTYRMLGYSRNSMPAFADLKPDELEALADYIMKFKDAK
- a CDS encoding heme d1 biosynthesis protein NirF; protein product: MKIVKTVLSIMLLASALTASKEIKDPSDIVPRSDEKIFVVERENSALAVIENNLFKGEIEGMHNFNHAVVKFRDNDGYVITRDGYVVKFDPVNDRKLKEYKTSKSAIGFVIGDNYVAVANYDNKTVEILDRDLNHIQTISTGSRNVGIKEYKDYLVFACMDSDEIWVMEDEHAGGKKPWFVLYKKVENAGKVPFDAMIDRNLYVVGFFNSKNVGVLDLDTMKYKKVPLKMGKRERILKVPHFGFWSISGDYFFIPAVGNRKVFIFDHSFKLVKSIEVEGNPVFTALSPDKKWLAVTFSGKKFPVVQIVDAKRLKVVRTLKFPGMILHVRWSPKYPYLYFSVNDKDMVQAYKVADPDPRKWWLNLEWQIPRPSGIFIFEKKERE